A portion of the Oxynema aestuarii AP17 genome contains these proteins:
- a CDS encoding NAD-dependent epimerase/dehydratase family protein: MTQNIVTGVAGFVGSHLAETLLDRGDRTIGIDEFNDYYDPSFKRKNIESFRDRPNFELIEADIRDLDWNALLKGTDFVYHQAAQAGVRASWGQGFRSYTARNLDATQIILEAAKSSKSLQRLVFASSSSVYGNAETLPTSEKTCPQPVSPYGITKLAAEQLCLLYYKNFGVPVSGLRYFTVYGPRQRPDMAFHKFFKAVLEDEAIAIYGDGKQTRDFTFVSDAIAANLAAASSPEAIGEVFNIGGGSRVSLIQVIETMEQVVGRPIRRDYQASAIGDARHTGADVSKAHKAIGYQPKVSLAEGLRQEWEWIQQVY, encoded by the coding sequence ATGACTCAAAATATTGTTACTGGTGTTGCTGGCTTTGTGGGATCTCATCTCGCCGAAACCTTACTCGATCGCGGCGATCGCACGATCGGTATCGATGAATTCAACGACTATTACGATCCGAGCTTCAAACGCAAAAATATCGAAAGTTTCCGCGATCGCCCCAACTTCGAGCTGATCGAAGCCGACATTCGCGATTTAGATTGGAACGCCCTCTTAAAGGGTACCGATTTCGTCTACCATCAAGCCGCCCAAGCCGGAGTCCGGGCCAGTTGGGGACAGGGATTTCGCTCCTATACCGCCCGCAATCTCGACGCCACCCAAATAATTCTCGAAGCGGCCAAAAGCTCGAAAAGCTTGCAACGGCTCGTTTTCGCTTCTTCCTCCTCGGTGTACGGCAATGCAGAAACCTTGCCGACCAGCGAGAAAACTTGCCCGCAACCCGTTTCCCCCTACGGGATCACCAAACTCGCCGCCGAACAATTGTGCTTGCTTTACTATAAAAACTTTGGGGTTCCCGTGTCGGGATTGCGCTATTTCACCGTCTACGGACCGCGACAGCGCCCGGATATGGCCTTTCACAAGTTTTTTAAAGCCGTTCTCGAAGACGAGGCGATCGCCATCTACGGGGACGGAAAACAAACCCGCGACTTTACCTTTGTCAGCGACGCGATCGCCGCTAATTTAGCCGCCGCGAGTTCCCCGGAAGCGATCGGGGAAGTGTTTAATATCGGCGGCGGCAGTCGGGTGTCTCTGATCCAAGTGATCGAGACGATGGAACAAGTGGTCGGTCGTCCGATCCGACGGGATTATCAAGCTTCGGCGATCGGCGATGCCCGCCATACCGGGGCCGACGTGTCTAAAGCCCACAAGGCGATCGGCTATCAGCCCAAAGTCTCTCTCGCCGAAGGATTGCGGCAGGAATGGGAGTGGATTCAGCAAGTCTATTAG
- a CDS encoding FAD-binding domain-containing protein produces MTDPSILFWHRRDLRLGDNLGLAKARDRSAKVVGVFCLDPQILQADDIAPARVKYLLGCLQDLQKSYTRAGSELLILHANPDQGIPKLASALGARAVYWNLDVEPYSQQRDRAVRTALERDKIEVYTFWDQLLHEPDAIRTSTDKPYTVYTPFWKNWAKRDKAEPVPALDGAIALSESERQRARNAGVRELPELAELGLTWDADLLLEPGENAAREQLEWFCDRPIFDYDEQRNFPAQNGTSSLSAALKFGAIGIRTVWAATVEAEGRCRSDEARQGVETWRKELAWREFYQQVMYHFPELAEGPYRDRWKDFPWENNEAHFQAWCEGRTGYPIVDAAMRQLNATGWMHNRCRMIVASFLTKDLIVDWRKGEKYFMQKLFDGDLSANNGGWQWSASSGMDPKPLRIFNPSSQAQKYDPEAEYIRQWVPELASVDTECLISGKISPLEREACGYPQAIVDRKVQVKRFKAIYAEVKR; encoded by the coding sequence ATGACCGATCCATCGATCCTGTTTTGGCACCGTCGCGACCTGCGCCTGGGCGACAATCTCGGACTGGCGAAAGCGCGCGATCGCAGCGCCAAAGTGGTCGGCGTCTTTTGTCTCGACCCGCAAATTTTGCAAGCTGACGATATCGCCCCCGCCCGGGTAAAATACCTGCTCGGCTGTTTGCAAGATTTACAAAAAAGTTACACCCGCGCCGGGAGTGAGTTACTGATTCTCCACGCCAATCCCGACCAAGGAATCCCCAAATTAGCCTCGGCATTGGGGGCGCGGGCCGTCTATTGGAATCTCGATGTCGAACCGTATTCCCAACAGCGCGATCGCGCCGTCCGCACTGCTTTAGAAAGGGACAAGATCGAAGTTTACACCTTCTGGGATCAACTGCTGCACGAACCCGACGCCATTCGCACCTCCACGGATAAACCCTATACGGTTTACACTCCCTTTTGGAAAAACTGGGCCAAACGAGACAAAGCCGAACCCGTTCCCGCGTTAGACGGGGCGATCGCCTTGAGCGAGAGTGAGAGACAACGCGCCCGCAACGCCGGGGTTCGCGAGTTACCGGAGTTAGCCGAACTGGGATTGACCTGGGACGCCGATTTGCTGCTCGAACCGGGAGAAAACGCCGCCCGCGAACAATTGGAATGGTTTTGCGATCGCCCCATCTTCGACTACGACGAACAGCGCAACTTTCCCGCCCAAAACGGCACCTCTTCTCTGAGTGCGGCGCTTAAATTCGGGGCGATCGGCATTCGCACCGTCTGGGCCGCCACCGTAGAAGCTGAGGGACGTTGTCGCAGCGACGAAGCCCGCCAAGGGGTCGAAACCTGGCGCAAAGAACTCGCCTGGCGGGAATTTTATCAACAGGTCATGTATCATTTCCCGGAACTGGCCGAAGGGCCCTATCGCGATCGCTGGAAAGACTTTCCCTGGGAAAATAACGAAGCCCATTTTCAAGCCTGGTGCGAAGGACGCACGGGTTATCCGATCGTCGATGCCGCCATGCGCCAACTCAACGCAACCGGATGGATGCACAATCGCTGTCGGATGATCGTCGCCAGTTTTTTAACCAAGGATTTGATCGTCGATTGGCGCAAGGGCGAAAAATATTTCATGCAAAAACTGTTCGACGGCGATTTATCGGCCAACAATGGCGGTTGGCAGTGGAGTGCTTCGAGTGGCATGGATCCGAAACCGTTACGCATTTTCAATCCATCGAGTCAGGCGCAAAAATACGATCCGGAGGCCGAGTACATTCGTCAATGGGTTCCCGAATTAGCTTCGGTGGATACGGAGTGCTTGATTTCCGGCAAGATTTCCCCGTTAGAACGGGAAGCGTGCGGTTATCCACAGGCGATCGTCGATCGCAAAGTGCAAGTGAAGCGGTTTAAGGCGATTTATGCAGAAGTGAAACGTTAG
- a CDS encoding phasin family protein has protein sequence MDSNNLIKQLLMIGVGTTSLVAEKLREVSDQWVKEGKLNPEQANTFVDDLMKQMKAEQGNFEAHLERQMRNVMQDIGVPRQAEMDELRGRLDRLERQIRDLENKLWR, from the coding sequence GTGGATAGCAATAATCTAATCAAGCAGTTATTAATGATTGGGGTGGGTACCACCTCGCTAGTTGCCGAAAAACTGCGGGAAGTCAGCGACCAATGGGTGAAAGAGGGCAAACTCAATCCGGAACAAGCCAATACCTTCGTAGACGACCTGATGAAGCAGATGAAGGCGGAACAGGGCAATTTTGAAGCGCATTTAGAAAGGCAGATGCGCAATGTCATGCAGGATATCGGCGTTCCCCGACAGGCGGAAATGGACGAATTGCGCGGGCGTTTGGATCGTTTGGAGCGCCAAATTCGGGATTTAGAAAATAAGTTATGGCGTTAG
- a CDS encoding FKBP-type peptidyl-prolyl cis-trans isomerase encodes MREILISLGVMLACIVVLVVAQLTDRGGEAIAGETEPTQPQTEVVQPKPSKLAERLMAPTQIARAETSATETSGETSGEYETTPSGLKYKDIVEGTGASPQPGDTVIVHYTGRLEDGTKFDSSRDRSQPFSFKLGVGRVIKGWDEGIATMKVGGQRELVIPPELAYGDRGAGGVIPPNATLVFDVELLRIGT; translated from the coding sequence TTGCGAGAAATTTTAATCAGTTTGGGCGTCATGCTGGCGTGCATCGTCGTGCTGGTGGTCGCTCAACTTACCGATCGCGGTGGCGAGGCGATCGCCGGAGAAACGGAACCCACCCAACCCCAAACCGAGGTCGTACAACCGAAACCCTCGAAACTCGCCGAGCGCTTGATGGCCCCAACCCAAATCGCCCGCGCCGAGACGAGTGCAACGGAAACATCGGGGGAAACATCCGGGGAGTACGAAACCACTCCTTCAGGTTTGAAGTATAAAGATATCGTCGAAGGAACCGGAGCCAGTCCCCAGCCGGGGGATACGGTGATCGTTCACTACACCGGGCGCTTGGAAGATGGGACGAAATTCGACAGTTCCCGCGATCGCTCCCAACCGTTCTCGTTCAAACTCGGTGTCGGACGAGTGATTAAAGGATGGGACGAAGGGATTGCGACGATGAAAGTGGGCGGACAACGAGAATTGGTGATCCCACCGGAACTCGCTTACGGCGATCGCGGTGCGGGTGGGGTCATCCCTCCCAACGCCACCTTAGTTTTCGATGTGGAATTACTCCGAATTGGCACTTGA
- a CDS encoding S-layer homology domain-containing protein, with protein sequence MPTVYVNPYIGRDRASGSEADPLKTIAEALQKATAGTTVQLASATYSSNNGEKFPLMVPSGVKLVGNEAKKGNGYLISGSGEYISPSFARQNIAVRLDEGAELCGVSVTNSASRGTAVWVESTSPRIANNTFASSAREGVFITGTAKAIVVNNVFSGNSANGISCTRNAKGEIRGNVFQKTGYGMTVGDNSAPLISGNKFIENRCGLVISGDARPVLRKNYIKNNAQDGITVIAKALPDLGTSENPGENIILDNGGYDLQSTSNQTIISVGNQLNPAKVKGTVEFVTSEVPLPNPNPSETPPVSPPASPPPESEPPSSTPPPVRTTLTDIRGHWAAGFIQAMVDRQWISGFPDNTFKPDESLTRAQYAAIVAKAFDERFEREASQFSDINADFWAFEAIVKANRMGFLSGFPNGTFRPNDKLTRVQAFVSLVNGANLRDGNTNLLGYYRDRAQIPSYATEILAIATHNGLVVNYPELTELNPMREITRAEVAAVIYQTLVAKGQAEAIASPYIVAASGLIPEPLSDIQGHWAQSFIVELVNRGILNGFPDGTFKPQAPMTRVQYAALLSKAFDPSPKRESANFQDVPDTYWGYLPIQKAYRGGFLSGYTADTFKPNENVQRIQIVLSLVNGLGLSGGDSGSLYKFVDKDEIHQYARDAVVTAVRHRLIVNYPNQEQLEPRQQATRAEVAAMVYQALVATGQVAAIDSPYIVSA encoded by the coding sequence ATGCCTACCGTTTATGTCAATCCTTATATCGGTCGCGATCGCGCTTCCGGAAGCGAAGCCGACCCCCTCAAAACGATCGCAGAAGCTTTGCAAAAAGCGACGGCGGGAACGACGGTGCAACTCGCCAGCGCCACTTACAGCAGCAACAACGGCGAAAAATTTCCCCTCATGGTTCCCTCTGGGGTCAAACTGGTCGGTAACGAAGCAAAAAAAGGCAACGGCTATTTAATTTCTGGGAGTGGCGAATATATCAGCCCTTCGTTCGCCCGCCAAAATATCGCCGTTCGTCTCGACGAGGGGGCCGAACTGTGCGGCGTGTCGGTGACGAACTCCGCCAGTCGCGGAACCGCCGTCTGGGTGGAATCGACTTCGCCGCGCATCGCCAACAATACCTTTGCCAGTTCGGCCCGGGAAGGGGTGTTTATTACGGGAACGGCGAAGGCGATCGTCGTCAATAATGTTTTTTCCGGGAACTCGGCCAACGGCATTTCTTGCACGCGCAATGCAAAAGGCGAAATTCGCGGCAATGTTTTTCAAAAAACGGGTTACGGGATGACCGTGGGGGACAACAGCGCGCCGCTTATTTCGGGGAATAAATTTATTGAAAATCGCTGCGGTTTGGTGATTTCTGGCGACGCACGCCCGGTGCTGCGGAAAAACTACATTAAAAATAACGCCCAAGATGGGATTACCGTAATTGCGAAAGCACTGCCAGATTTGGGGACGAGCGAAAATCCCGGCGAGAATATCATTCTCGACAATGGCGGCTACGATTTGCAAAGTACGAGCAATCAAACGATTATTTCCGTGGGTAACCAACTCAACCCGGCGAAGGTGAAAGGGACGGTGGAATTTGTCACCAGTGAGGTTCCCCTCCCGAATCCGAACCCGTCGGAAACGCCCCCCGTGAGTCCGCCCGCGAGTCCGCCGCCGGAGTCGGAACCGCCGTCTTCTACGCCGCCGCCCGTCCGGACGACGTTAACGGACATTCGGGGACATTGGGCCGCCGGGTTTATTCAAGCGATGGTCGATCGCCAATGGATTAGCGGTTTTCCCGACAATACCTTTAAACCGGATGAAAGTTTGACCCGGGCGCAATATGCGGCGATCGTCGCCAAGGCGTTTGACGAACGTTTCGAGCGCGAGGCGAGCCAATTTTCGGATATTAATGCGGATTTCTGGGCGTTTGAGGCGATCGTCAAGGCGAATCGCATGGGTTTTCTCTCGGGCTTTCCGAACGGGACATTTCGCCCGAACGATAAGTTAACCCGGGTGCAGGCGTTTGTCTCTCTGGTGAATGGGGCCAATTTACGGGACGGCAACACCAATTTGCTGGGATATTACCGCGATCGCGCCCAAATCCCCAGCTATGCTACGGAAATTCTGGCGATCGCCACCCATAACGGTCTGGTGGTGAACTATCCCGAACTGACCGAACTCAACCCCATGCGCGAAATTACCCGCGCCGAAGTCGCCGCCGTTATCTATCAAACCTTAGTCGCTAAAGGTCAAGCTGAGGCGATCGCCTCCCCCTACATCGTCGCCGCCAGTGGCTTGATTCCCGAACCGTTGAGCGATATTCAAGGCCACTGGGCGCAGTCGTTTATCGTCGAATTGGTCAATCGCGGCATCCTCAACGGCTTCCCCGACGGCACGTTCAAGCCACAAGCGCCGATGACTCGGGTACAATATGCCGCCCTCCTCAGCAAAGCCTTCGATCCCTCGCCCAAACGGGAATCGGCGAATTTTCAAGATGTCCCGGATACCTATTGGGGCTATTTACCGATTCAAAAAGCCTATCGCGGCGGTTTCCTCTCCGGTTATACTGCCGATACGTTCAAGCCGAATGAAAACGTCCAACGGATTCAGATCGTTCTGTCCTTAGTCAACGGTTTGGGCTTGTCCGGCGGCGATTCGGGGTCTCTGTATAAATTCGTCGATAAAGACGAGATCCATCAATATGCCCGGGATGCGGTGGTCACCGCCGTTCGCCACCGCCTGATCGTCAACTATCCCAATCAAGAACAACTCGAACCCCGACAACAGGCAACCCGCGCCGAGGTGGCGGCCATGGTTTATCAGGCGTTGGTCGCGACGGGTCAGGTGGCGGCGATCGACTCTCCTTATATCGTTTCGGCTTAG
- a CDS encoding Uma2 family endonuclease, producing the protein MVAPSETHIHSPVVYPERDGQPMADNTQQFRWITVIHFNIEWQFANDPNVFVASDLLWYPVEGQPKIRQAPDVMVAFGRPKGDRGSYLQWQEENIAPQVVFEIRSPGNRQKEMDKKLLFYDRYGVEEYYLYDPDRHDLSGWLRREGRLEAIDNIETWVSPRLQIRFEWTETELKLDRANGEPFSSYAEVQAQLDRTRQALESERQRAESERQRAESERQRAESERQRADRLAERLRQMGIDPEELQ; encoded by the coding sequence ATGGTAGCCCCGTCCGAAACCCACATCCACTCGCCAGTTGTTTATCCCGAGCGTGACGGTCAGCCGATGGCCGACAATACCCAACAGTTTCGCTGGATTACGGTCATTCACTTTAATATCGAGTGGCAGTTTGCAAACGATCCCAACGTGTTTGTCGCCAGCGATTTATTGTGGTATCCGGTTGAAGGTCAGCCGAAAATTCGCCAAGCACCGGATGTGATGGTGGCGTTCGGACGACCGAAAGGCGATCGCGGGTCGTATTTGCAATGGCAAGAAGAGAATATCGCCCCGCAAGTGGTCTTTGAGATCCGTTCTCCCGGGAATCGCCAGAAGGAAATGGATAAAAAACTACTGTTTTACGATCGCTACGGCGTGGAAGAATATTATCTTTACGATCCCGATCGCCACGACTTGAGCGGTTGGTTGCGGCGGGAGGGGCGGTTGGAGGCGATCGACAATATCGAAACATGGGTCAGTCCGCGCCTGCAAATCCGCTTCGAGTGGACGGAGACCGAGTTAAAACTCGATCGCGCCAATGGCGAACCATTTAGCAGTTACGCCGAAGTACAAGCACAACTCGATCGCACCCGACAGGCATTAGAAAGCGAACGCCAGCGCGCCGAAAGCGAACGCCAGCGCGCCGAAAGCGAACGCCAGCGCGCCGAAAGCGAACGCCAGCGCGCCGACCGCCTCGCCGAACGATTGCGCCAAATGGGTATCGATCCCGAAGAATTACAGTGA